The proteins below are encoded in one region of Balaenoptera ricei isolate mBalRic1 chromosome 6, mBalRic1.hap2, whole genome shotgun sequence:
- the LOC132367763 gene encoding NUT family member 2G-like, producing MASEGAWPVLGTDVTMNPGASLSTFTAVPFPPPTPGAQHRPPWQQHLPRPITPAFPPGSSLLLPAFPRTPLVANGGRGPSAPGACNLTVQVRSQGRTVEAPQTQTFVVTQAPLNWSAPGALSRSAACPAPEFIATPVMGTVVTAPAVGVSQAGKGGWTPGFPPQAPPPAAQLAPIIRPVNSGPWPHGTSREGRLATNQSNASQDGSSNPQREYSNFLRWQHIKPLARGHFRLSPDAEAFSCFLIPVLRSVARLNPTMLLEEGLRRAVQEWRRLSNLDRMIYYKRAEKFMEFAAEEETHIQHLQWMQCAQDLPPPAPPKLDARGPPAPKVGLQPGTQLPTGAEGTGNRGLGAQPSHPKPHRSQRNPEHKAPKEIPPEAVREDVDRMEALVGPVHSAPGKSHAECGKDGNELKQEEDDTYLDPCLLSYTDELRSREHSVTKVEAVIHPRFPAELFSPDPQLDVLALAEELKQEEGLTPEELVQKQLLALKEEEGGPAAPSHSAPGMGSSPSESHDGQGAQRHDQDRHRGVSDEACPAEIDVEALHRPIRTDTGPFVLRVFVPCQGRQEVSPFRAGRPSPPQGQRRTGPLLGPRDASVLREASPVREARGPRDASSEDEEELPSLAFLFASPQSLPPCGLSQSPAPASGLASRGVAFSLMRGKEEMSVAGQVVLQEQIHRDLQAWVEYGMLSSSVVSTSPAHWNQAPGSLSESKTKDFKKTTVNVKEQRFHRGCQLLAFTAAVDSTPSSKEFLSTNFALLSSIMEKSRMVHGNS from the exons atggcttcagaagGAG CATGGCCAGTGCTGGGAACGGATGTGACCATGAACCCCGGTGCCTCCTTGTCTACTTTCACGGCagtgcccttccctccacccactcCTGGCGCCCAGCACCGGCCACCCTGGCAGCAGCACCTGCCACGTCCCATCACCCCAGCATTCCCTCCTGGCAGCAGCCTGCTGCTGCCAGCTTTCCCCAGGACGCCTTTGGTGGCTAATGGTGGCCGTGGCCCCAGTGCCCCTGGGGCTTGCAACCTCACTGTCCAAGTCAGGTCACAAGGGAGGACAGTGGAGGCCCCCCAGACTCAGACCTTTGTCGTTACTCAGGCCCCCCTCAACTGGAGCGCTCCAGGGGCCCTCAGCAGGAGTGCTGCATGTCCTGCACCCGAATTCATAGCAACCCCTGTGATGGGGACCGTTGTGACTGCTCCAGCTGTTGGAGTTAGTCAggctggcaagggaggctggaccccaggctttcctcctcaagcgccaccaccagctgcccagctggCCCCTATCATTCGCCCAGTGAACTCTGGGCCATGGCCACATGGCACTTCCAGGGAGGGCCGCCTGGCCACCAACCAGTCCAATGCCTCGCAGGATGGCTCCTCTAACCCCCAGAGAGAGTACAGTAACTTCCTACGTTGGCAGCACATCAAGCCCCTGGCCCGGGGACACTTTCGCCTGAGTcctgatgcagaagctttttcctgctttctcat CCCAGTGCTTCGATCCGTGGCCCGCCTGAATCCCACCATGCTGCTGGAGGAGGGACTGCGGAGGGCCGTGCAGGAATGGCGGCGCTTGAGCAACCTTGACCGGATGATCTACTACAAGAGGGCGGAAAA GTTCATGGAATTTGCAGCCGAGGAGGAGACACACATTCAGCATTTGCAGTGGATGCAGTGCGCGCaggacctgcctcctccagccccaccgaagctggatgctcgggggcccccagccccgaaaGTGGGCCTTCAGCCAGGCACCCAGCTTCCCACTGGAGCTGAAGGCACAGGTAACAGGGGCCTAGG ggcccagccctcgcACCCGAAGCCACACAGATCCCAGCGGAACCCGGAGCACAAGGCGCCCAAGGAGATTCCccctgaggctgtgagggaggatGTGGACAGGATGGAGGCGCTGGTGGGGCCCGTCCACTCAGCCCCAGGCAAGTCACATGCAGAATGTGGAAAGGACGGAAatgagctgaagcaggaagaggacgACACCTACTTGGACCCGTGTCTCTTGAGCTACACTGACGAGCTGCGTTCCCGGGAACACTCTGTCACCAAG GTGGAGGCAGTCATTCACCCTCGATTCCCGGCAGAATTGTTTTCCccggacccacagctggatgtcttggcccttgctgaggagctgaagcaggaggaaggactcacccctgaagaa CTGGTGCAGAAACAACTCCTGGCCTTgaaagaggaggaaggtgggCCGGCAGCCCCGAGCCACAGTGCACCCGGAATGGGCTCAAGTCCATCTGAGTCCCACGACGGCCAAGGTGCCCAGAGGCACGACCAAGACCGCCATCGAGGGGTCAGTGATGAAGCCTGCCCAGCAGAGATTGATGTTGAGGCTCTTCATAGGCCCATCCGAACAGACACTGGCCCGTTCGTGCTCAGAGTCTTTGTTCCCTGTCAAGGACGTCAGGAGGTCTCTCCATTCCGGGCCGgacggccctcccctccccagggtcaaAGGCGCACTGGCCCTCTACTGGGACCCAGGGATGCGTCTGTTCTCAGAGAGGCGTCTCCTGTTCGGGAGGCCCGAGGGCCCAGGGACGCGTCCAGTGAGGACGAGGAGGAGCTCCCCAGCCTGGCCTTCCTCTTTGCCTCTCCGCAGAGCCTGCCGCCTTGCGGGCTGTCCCAGAgtcctgcccctgcctcaggcCTGGCCTCCCGTGGAG TTGCATTTAGCCtgatgagagggaaggaggagatgtCGGTAGCTGGGCAGGTGGTTCTCCAGGAGCAAAT ACACCGAGATCTCCAGGCTTGGGTGGAGTATGGCATGTTGTCAAGCTCAGTGGTGTCCACCTCACCAGCCCACTGGAATCAAGCCCCAGGGAGCCTTTCAGAGAGCAAGACCAAGGACTTTAAGAAGACTACGGTTAATGTTAAGGAGCAGAGATT CCACCGAGGGTGCCAGCTGCTGGCGTTCACAGCAGCTGTTGATAGCACACCATCATCCAAGGAGTTCTTGAGCACCAACTTTGCACTACTCAGCAGCATAATGGAGAAATCAAGGATGGTCCATGGAAATAGCTAA